TTGGCGAAAAATGGTTGATGATATCAAATATTATTTAATTGCCAAATACAAACCCATTGTTTACCAGCCCACAGAGTTAGAATTGCAAGAGAAATTATTACACGAACTACAAGAAATATTATCAAGAAATGGAGGTAATATATGCACATACAACCTGCCACAAATATCAATAGAGTGTACAAATAATAATAATCAACTTATAGAAGAAGAACTAAAATATGATGTACACTCTTTAGAAATAGAAGCAAATAAATTATATTCTCAATTGAACAAAGACCAGAAAAATGCATTTCATAAAATAATTGACAATGTTCTAAGCAAAAAAACAGATTTCTTCTTTGTATGTGGCCACGGTGGAACTGGCAAAACATTTCTTTGGAATACTATCGTATCATTTCTAAGATCACAAAGAAAAATAGTTTTGACAGTTGCATCATCAGGAGTGCCTTCATTGTTACTTCCAAATGGGCGCACCGCACATTCAAGATTCAAAATTCCAATAGATACTGATGAGCTATCAGTTTGTGAAATAAAACGAGGCACAAAATTAGCACAACTATTAGCACAAACAGATCTTATTATATGGGATGAAGCATTAATGACTAATAGGCAATGCTTTGAAGCCTTTGATAGGTCACTAAGAGATATATTATCAGAAAAAGAATCAAAATTACAAGATATTCCCTTTGGAGGAAAGGTTGTCGTTCTTGGCAGGGACCCAAAGCAAATACTACCTGTTATTGAAAATGCATCTAAATCACAAATCATAAATGCATCAATATTCAAGTCATATCTTTGGAATCATATCAAAATATTATATTTACATGAGAATATGCGCTTAAAAAATTGCAAacaaatacttttgaatataATGAAACTCTTGATTTCAATGACTGGATACTAAGTATTGGAAACGGAACGAACGGAGTCACAAATGATATAGACGAagatagtgattgcaaaatagtggAAATACCATCAGATCTATTGATAACCACAACTGACAATAAAATGAAAGTATTAGTTGAATCGACATATCCACATTTGCAAACAAAATTTAATGATCCGGAATATATTAAAGATAGAGCAATTCTTGCAACAACAAATGACATAGTTGATGAAATAAATGAATATatcatgagctttatactaggTTCAGAGAAAGAATATTTTAGCGCTGACAGTATATCAAACTGTACAGATACATGTAATGATGCTGATATACTTTATCCAATAGAATATTTAAATTCCTTAAATGCAAACAATTTCCCAACTCATAGATTGAAACTCAAAATTGGTGTGCCTATAATGCTTTTGAGGAATCTAAACCAAAGTCTAGGCTTGTGTAATGGTACTCGACTAATAGTCACAAATCTAGGACAAAATGTTATTGAGGCTGTTATAATTACTGGTACACATACTGGTGACAAAATACTTATACCTAGAATAAATCTAACAACGCGAGGATCACAATGGCCTTTCACATTATCTAGACGACAGTTCCCAATTAAGGTTTGTTATTCAATGACTATAAATAAAAGTCAAGGACAAAGTTTGTCAAATGTTGGAGTCTATTTGAAACAACCAGTATTTACACATGGACAATTATATGTTGCTATATCAAGAGAGAAAAATAGAAAAGGATTAAAAATATTGATACAAAACCCAGATGGATCATGTGGAACCAAAACTAAAAACATAGTATATAGAGAAATACTTAAAATTATCTAACTAGATATCCTTAAATTATACACATGCAAAATATAAACTCAATTATTTTACCAAACCTGAAGCATAAAAAATATATACTCAAAATATATAGTATATTTGCAAGTATATTTTGCTAAAGGCACGGCAACGCCGCGGTATTTTCATAATAATTGTCAAATTAGTACTTGACTTATACTTATTTCATAATAATTGAAATTTTTATCTCGCTATATGGGTATCAACTTCTACTACTCCTCTGTTATACTTCCTTTACAATGCATATGTTTACCTAGCTATAATGTTCACATAATAGATCATGCCGTCTATCAAGACCTGTTTTAATTGTTAATGACAATTTAGAACTATCAGCACTCGAACGATGAAATATAAGCTTAATCTCTTTTCTATATTTTAGTGACATCTTTCATTATATTATTATTGCAGATGGAAATTACTCCAGTATCACAAGTGCGTCCAGGAAGGCTAAATTATAGTTTACATGTGCGAATATCAAGAATGTGGGAGTTCAGAAGCACGAATGAACAAAACGACATCAAACATCTTGATCTTGTTCTCATAGATCAAAAGGTTCCTTGTCACTAATATTTTACATTTACATATTCTGGTTGATATAACGCAACGATTTATCATTAATATATTTTACAAATCTCTCAAAATTTTCAAACTACATCCATGTTCTACTAACTATTTTAGACTTCCCACCTTCGTAGTTAATTTTTATATTAAATTAGGTGATTATTTACTGTTTtatttttaatatttatcttcaTATCTGTTATTTATTTATGAATCATCTAATAATCTTTTTATATTCATACATAGGGAAGTTCAATCTATGCAGAGATTCCACCGGAGGTTATTGCTGATTTAAAACCACACCTACAAGAAAGAAAAATTGTTTACATGTCTAAAATAACAATTGAACCACCTAAGTTAGCTTATAGGGTTGTTGACAATCCCTACATGGTCAAGCTCAACAAAAGGACGGTTGTGGTTGAAGATAAAGATGAAGTTCCAGGTTTCCCTAAATATACTTTCTCACTAATTCCATTGGATAAGCTGGAGCAATACAAGAACAAGACCGATCGTTTTATAGGTATATACTTTTTACCCTTTTAAATCATTATTTTTATCATCATTACTAAAATTACACTAATTTTATATTTGGTataatttttattattattatatatatatatatatatatatcctacaGATGTTATTGCCAAGATCAGAACAGTCACAAATGCAACAAAGGTTACTACAGCTTCAGGAGATCAGCAAATGAGAAGAGTTATACTCTTAGAAGATCTTAAGTACTCTCTCTGTACTGTATATTTACAATAGTATACAAAAACATTTTGCCCATTATAACATACATTTCCATATTTTGCAAGGGCCAATACAATTGAGTCGTCACTGTCAGGGAAAAGAGCTTTGGAATTTGACGGAGACCAAGTTATACATGTGGGTCAACATCATCATGTTATTGCAATATTTGTAGGAACCTTAGTGAAGCTCTACAAAGGTCACTATCCATTTCTGAGTGGAACTTCAGCATGTCGTTGGTACATCAACGAAAATGACATTGCCGAAATCAAGGTTTTTCAGAAAAGGTAAGATACAAAAAATATATGTTCATTTTTATTTAGCCATAAATAGTACCTGAAATTCTGTAAAATGTTGATAGTTTGCCAAGTGATCCTATACGTGTCCAAAAGACGTATCTCCAAATTGATGCCGATGCAGCACAAAAATTTGAAGACAGAACCCTACAAGAGCTCAAGCATGTAGACCCTTTCCTTGACATGGTAATGTTTTAATTGACAAAAAATTTTATTTAGACAAAGTTAAATATTGCATAAATAAAAATACTTCAGTTCTCTTACACTTTGATACAGGGACAAAGATATCAGTGCACAGCTACTATTATCGGAATCATAGAAAACCAAACATGGTGTTATAGAGCTTGCAAGATCTGCAACTCAAGGATGATTCAGAAAGAAAATAATTATGAATGCGCAAAGGAAGGATGTCCATCTACACAATTTGAATGGAAGTAAGTTTATGATACAGCGAATAATTATCCTTGCACTGCTATCCATAGGTTATATATTACATAATTTATTTCAAATGGACCTTCATTACCAGATTATTCTTACTAACTTTTTGTTTGTAATCAGATCTAataaaatattatatttttTAATTCAGGTACAAAATACCATTTATTGCAAGTGATCACACATACAAGCTAGAATTTATGTTCTTTGAGAAAAAAGGAATGGAGCTTATAGGAAAAAGTGCATCGACTCTTATTAAGCAATATAAACCAAAGGAGATACCACCAGAGATATCAGCTTGGATAGGCTACAAATTTACTTTCATTGTAAGAGTGCTATCAAAAAAAAGTGTTAACGCTGCTGATCCATCCTTTGAAGTGCTTATGATAAAAGAAAGATTCGGAAAGGAGCCTATTATATCATTTACCAGCTCAAATGAAGGTGTCCTACCAGAATCCTCCTCCTCTTTTATCACAGAATTCAAGGATTTACCATTGCTGATTCCAATTACTTCTAAAGACACAAAAGAACGAGTACGTAATATTCTTACACATTCAGTTATAGTGTAACAAGATAGGCATATGACATTCATTCTCCACAAAATTTAAACTTTTCCTGAACTAAAtcattattttttttctaaCATAGCTCACGGACTATTCACAGGTACAAGACGCTGGAGAAACTCAAGATATGGAGATTGAACCATTTGGGTATGATTTATATATATTCCTTTTATTCAATACATCCTGCATCTTGCTTGCAGTTCTGTCAATCACTATTATATTTGACTGATAAAACTCAGTGGTGGTGCTTGGCTTAGCCTCAGCACTTATAGTTTAGATCACAATATGAGCACAACAACTTTAGAATATAATTAGGGAAAATATGAAGTGAACACTGTTGCATGTATTCCTACTAAATCAATTTGCCTTGTCACATATTTTGTTGATTAGTTATCACCTCATTGTTTAGTGTTGCTGTATCCCCAACTCCTTTGACTGATAAAACTCAGTAGTGGTGCTTGGCTTAGCCTCAGCACTTATAATTCCGAAGCAGTTTGAGAGTTGAGACATCATGATCTCAGAGTGTCCTCCCCATCTCAGTGTCACAAACTTTTGCTTGCTTGGATGTAGGTCAGCCAGTTCAGGTTATCAGAATTGTTTCGTGATACTTTGGCAAATAGCCTGCTTTGACTCAAAATTCTCTGTTGCTCCATTTGAAAAATAATAGTTTGAGAGTTGAAAAATAGTAGTGTGCTCCCCATCTCGGAGTCACAAACTTTTGCTCACTTGGATGTAGGTCAACCTGTTCGGACATTCGGGATCATTTTGTTGTTGTTCCATTCGAATAGTTTGGTGCTTCAGTAGGAGAATTTCAAATTGTTTCTTGAATTGCTTACATGGTGGTTTACTTCCAGCTTATAACCCCTCGATTACAAGATTTCTTAATTATCTGGTTTTTCACCTGCTGAGTAGTGAACCAAGAAGTTCGTTTAGTAATGCGTTGTTGTCACCTGCTGTCATGGCCGACTGTAATCTGGCATGAACATATGCCGTACTGGATGCTGTGACCATCTGCTAACTGCCACACTGAATACTGGTTACTGACAACTGGTGCACTCCTGCATGTCAAATTCAATTCCCTTTCCAGGCACTCCATCTAATCATAATGTAAAATAACGTCGGTAATCTGCCACTCTGTGCCATTTATAGGCCATAATTTAAACTGCAACATAGAATTTTATTTGCCTACTCATATTACAAGATTCAAGGATTTTCCTTAATAGTATATGGATTAGTAATTATTTTTCTATTGTGCAAAATTTAATAATTGAATTATATACATCTGTACATATGCACACCTATAACGTTACTGCATTATGTGCTCCATTTTTCTGAATAATTCTTAACTCCATACATTTCACTATTTATTTGTCTGCACTTCAGCATTTGTGAAGAAGCTCAGAGCTCAAACAAAAGAAGCTTTGGAGAGCTAGACAATCATAACCAGGTAATACGTACACTATTATTGTTGTATCAATAACCAATACCTTATAATTACTATATAACTTACAGAACTCTGTTCATCAGGAAATCAACAATAATAATGAAGATCCTTCAGAAGATAACACAACCAAAAGGATGCGCTCACAAGAAAAAAGCAAAAATTGAAGTCTGATATAATTCAAGGAAGTAGCTATAGGAGGCCTTTTGACTAGTAGTTTAACCATATGGCATGTCTTTTGTTGTTGCGCGCCAACAATACCACTCTTTTGATGTCTAtatgtgaagcgtccccccattaGGGAAGACTAAAAGTGATGCTTCATCAGTCCCAGGaagctgataacacttttattacatcagatggtacatcaccgtacaactctacgcggtaatgggcagtgaagcgccactatcgcgaggattacaactaaaacccacactactacactagctacgagcagcggatcatcagagtcttgcgccatgcggagttctaGCGGTGGCCTcgcccacaggcaagactgggtgcaggacggaaccctactcgatgtcttcggggacgtaatcgggatcttccactgtaaaagtaagaatggggtgagtacaaacgtactcagcaagtccaaccacacccacggagggggtataacagaattaaatgcacaggataatccaagggtaaagctatggttcatttgcggaaaactcggttacaTGCAAAGGTCTGTGTAAAACATTTCTCAAAACAGTTTTTCAGTAATAAAGAGCACATGATgctgatccacacaggatcccaaGTTTTAAcagctaccggactccccgtccgccgtagcacacggcacaactgccggataccttccaaacaactcacaccaaccCAAccgttcccagagagaaacactagttatgtgaccacaccgtaacctgcccaataccgtgggcacggctattcgaatagattttaactctgcagaggtgtgcaactttacccacaggtggggtaccacagcacgaacaccttagtgccggtgcagatcccatcaaagcccttacccaccttagctaggcctgactagccaccacgggatctttcaaggggtcattcgacctatctccgaggtttaaccggggcataagtcacacagagcttatcccgtctccttgatcacccgttgctctcagctctcctgatggctatcagactaactagtggggttaggctatgccgttgcccacacaacggtcaagtggtttgcacgtcaggaagctaggtgagatgacacatcaactcggtccttaggggtgacaagatggatatctcccttcctcgctcaaccacacaggtacgagcacaccaacggcaattcacacagaaatgccatccatcccgtctaactcgtctttcaaaaccacattttatcctttcccacacacacacattttctttataaaatcaggtagtcaaggtatggttatcacaaacaagggtggctatcctaccatgttttcagcaagcagaACCATGCaaatttataaaacaggccactgggttgtgtttataaaaactgggacagaaacatgcatcaaagggcgggattgaacttgccatcgtcaagtccttgcgggaagtcttggtcgaagcactgtccctcgggttcggggtcgcagaactggtcctcggtggTTTGgccgcagtcgggaacttcttcgttcactccgtgtcctacgacgcaaacaaacaggcatacaatcaagcgcaagaattaaaagcttttatcgttaagctcaaatcggaaa
Above is a genomic segment from Panicum hallii strain FIL2 chromosome 8, PHallii_v3.1, whole genome shotgun sequence containing:
- the LOC112901915 gene encoding replication protein A 70 kDa DNA-binding subunit B-like isoform X2, which translates into the protein MEITPVSQVRPGRLNYSLHVRISRMWEFRSTNEQNDIKHLDLVLIDQKGSSIYAEIPPEVIADLKPHLQERKIVYMSKITIEPPKLAYRVVDNPYMVKLNKRTVVVEDKDEVPGFPKYTFSLIPLDKLEQYKNKTDRFIDVIAKIRTVTNATKVTTASGDQQMRRVILLEDLKANTIESSLSGKRALEFDGDQVIHVGQHHHVIAIFVGTLVKLYKGHYPFLSGTSACRWYINENDIAEIKVFQKSLPSDPIRVQKTYLQIDADAAQKFEDRTLQELKHVDPFLDMGQRYQCTATIIGIIENQTWCYRACKICNSRMIQKENNYECAKEGCPSTQFEWKYKIPFIASDHTYKLEFMFFEKKGMELIGKSASTLIKQYKPKEIPPEISAWIGYKFTFIVRVLSKKSVNAADPSFEVLMIKERFGKEPIISFTSSNEGVLPESSSSFITEFKDLPLLIPITSKDTKERVQDAGETQDMEIEPFGICEEAQSSNKRSFGELDNHNQEINNNNEDPSEDNTTKRMRSQEKSKN
- the LOC112901915 gene encoding probable replication factor A 73 kDa subunit isoform X1, with protein sequence MEITPVSQVRPGRLNYSLHVRISRMWEFRSTNEQNDIKHLDLVLIDQKGSSIYAEIPPEVIADLKPHLQERKIVYMSKITIEPPKLAYRVVDNPYMVKLNKRTVVVEDKDEVPGFPKYTFSLIPLDKLEQYKNKTDRFIDVIAKIRTVTNATKVTTASGDQQMRRVILLEDLKANTIESSLSGKRALEFDGDQVIHVGQHHHVIAIFVGTLVKLYKGHYPFLSGTSACRWYINENDIAEIKVFQKSLPSDPIRVQKTYLQIDADAAQKFEDRTLQELKHVDPFLDMFSYTLIQGQRYQCTATIIGIIENQTWCYRACKICNSRMIQKENNYECAKEGCPSTQFEWKYKIPFIASDHTYKLEFMFFEKKGMELIGKSASTLIKQYKPKEIPPEISAWIGYKFTFIVRVLSKKSVNAADPSFEVLMIKERFGKEPIISFTSSNEGVLPESSSSFITEFKDLPLLIPITSKDTKERVQDAGETQDMEIEPFGICEEAQSSNKRSFGELDNHNQEINNNNEDPSEDNTTKRMRSQEKSKN